A region of the Methylobacterium nodulans ORS 2060 genome:
CCTCTCCCGGTCGCACGCGCTCGCCCCTCAAGCTGCGGCGGCCGGCGCCGCCTCCGCCCGTTCCCCGAACAGGCTGTTGGACCCAGGCCGGGTGAGGCGCACCGGAAGCACCGTGCCGATCACGGCCGGATCGGCCTCGATCTGCACCGCCTGGAGATAGGGCGACTTGCCGGCGACCTGCCCGGGATGGCGGCCCGGCTTCTCGAACAGCACCTCGACCGTGCGCCCGATCGTGGCGCGGTTGAAGGCGCGGTTCTGCTCCTCCAGGAGCGCCTGCAGCTCCGCGAGCCTCTCGCGCTTGACCGCCTCCGGAACCGCGTCGGCGCTCTCGGCCGCAGGCGTCCCGGGACGCGGGCTGTACTTGAACGAGAAGGCGCTGGCGAAGCCGACCTCGGCGACGAGCCGCATCGTCGCCGCATGATCGGCATCCGTCTCGCCCGGAAAGCCGACGATGAAGTCGGACGAGAGGGCGATGTCGGGCCGCGCCGTGCGGATGCGGTCGATCAGGCGCAGGTAGGTCTCGGCGTCGTGCTTGCGGTTCATGGCCGCGAGGACGCGGTCGGAGCCCGACTGAACCGGCAGGTGCAGATAGGGCATCAGCGCCGGACAATCCCGATGGGCGGCGATGAGGTCGTCGTCCATGTCCCGCGGGTGGCTCGTCGTATAGCGCAGCCGGGCGATGCCCGGCACCTCGGCGAGCCGCCGCAGCAGGCGCCCGAGCGACCAGGTCGCCCCGTCCGGGCCCTCGCCGTGATAGGCGTTGACGTTCTGGCCGATGAGCGTGAGTTCGCGGGCGCCGCCGGCCGCCAGCCGCTCGGCCTCCGCCAGCACCTTGGCGACCGGCCGCGAGACCTCGGCGCCCCGCGTGTAGGGCACGACGCAGAAGGCGCAGAACTTGTCGCAGCCCTCCTGCACGGTGAGGAAGGAGGAGACGCCGGCGA
Encoded here:
- the miaB gene encoding tRNA (N6-isopentenyl adenosine(37)-C2)-methylthiotransferase MiaB, which produces MKKAFVKSYGCQMNVYDAARMVDLLGREGFTETAVIEEADVVVLNTCHIREKAAEKVYSELGRVRDLKGERAEAGRETTIVVAGCVAQAEGREIIHRAPAVDVVVGPQSYHRLPDLLRRARAEKVVDTEFPIDDKFDHLPPRRIAGVSSFLTVQEGCDKFCAFCVVPYTRGAEVSRPVAKVLAEAERLAAGGARELTLIGQNVNAYHGEGPDGATWSLGRLLRRLAEVPGIARLRYTTSHPRDMDDDLIAAHRDCPALMPYLHLPVQSGSDRVLAAMNRKHDAETYLRLIDRIRTARPDIALSSDFIVGFPGETDADHAATMRLVAEVGFASAFSFKYSPRPGTPAAESADAVPEAVKRERLAELQALLEEQNRAFNRATIGRTVEVLFEKPGRHPGQVAGKSPYLQAVQIEADPAVIGTVLPVRLTRPGSNSLFGERAEAAPAAAA